Within the Telopea speciosissima isolate NSW1024214 ecotype Mountain lineage chromosome 4, Tspe_v1, whole genome shotgun sequence genome, the region AGAAGTGTTTTTGGGGCTATTCTATCGACAGAATAGACCCCTTCTTCTCTcctactctcttcttctcaccaactctcttcttctctcaatcttctcttcctttcttcattATTTGGTTGGATTCAAACATTTGGAAGGTGAATTTGGTGGCAAAGTGAAGATTGCAGCTCAATATTGGAAGATTGCTCAAGTTTGTGAAGGTTTTTGGAAGGTAAACCCATTTTCCAtaaacctatttttttgaaaaaaaattgatgaaatgttggtagatgggtttgattttgagttatgttaTACAAGTTAGGCCGATCTATGACTTGATGGAGgccgatttttttttgggttattaaattatttattataatttctggaaaaaaaatgatttatttcaaaaaaaaaaaattaaaaaaatacttattgtttggatgtgatcTTGAGGTATGTTAGACTACTTTgcatgctctacagcctcatggaggcatttttattttcacccattaaaaaaaataatttatttttcagatttaataataatattatttaaatagttaaaaaatatataaaattaagggttttttacaattaccaccccaaaatctttactatctactattaccccaaaactttcaaacaagCTGCATTCATTCCCCCTCCGATGCATACTAACCACTAATtccccccaccgttacatttccgTGAATTGGTGCAGGATAGTCATAAATGACAGTGTGCCGCCGTTGTCACGaattttctaggaccaaaatgcccttttgaggtgttaattgttaaaaaaaaaaaaaaaaaaaaccatcaccgtcctcctcctcctcctcctccttcttcttcttcttcttctccttcttcttccatggcaTCGGTTGCAGACAAGACGACATAGACTAGGACGAAGGTACCAATGATCTCAACACCAAGACCATCATCCTTTGTGTAGCCATGGCTGACTTCGTTGGCTCCACCACCCAACATCTGGTATTGAATATTTTGGAAGCCTTTCACAACACCGGCACCACAGATGGCTCCAAGGCATTGCATCACCATGTAGAACAATGCCCTGGTCAAAGATAGCTTCCTTGCCAAGAATAAACCAAAGGTCACAGCTAGGTTGATGTGTCCTCCTGCACCCACAACATCCATCAAACTCTAATATTTCAggaacaaatcaagaacaaaacaAACCCTAAATGAAATTGTATAAatcaagaacaaaacaaaaccgAAACTGGAAAATTATAGGAGAGAAGAGATAATGAATgaaatttcttcctttctctccgaTTGGACTGTTGAAGATTAGCATTCAGAAGAGGGTTCTCTCGCTTCTGTTCCGATTTCCTTACCCTCGTCCCCGAGCTCCGCATCAGCAGCCAAGATGCCAGCGCATAAAACCTTGAAAATCAAGAAGAAGCTCACGAAGAAGATGAGGCAGAACAGGCCCATCCCTCATTGGATCCGCATGAGGACCGATAACACCATCAGGTACAATGCAAAATGTAGGCATTGGCGCCGCACAAAGCTAGGGTTTTAAGGTGTCGTGAGCTGCCCCCTTTCTGGGTCAAATTAGAGTTGTAGGTCTTGCAAGAGAATGGCAAGTTACTGTTTATTGTAATTCGTTCGTTAATTAATTGGGAACTCTAACGAGTCCCTAAACCAGATTTTGTTGTGATTGATGTTTGTCTCTTTGTGGCGGAATATTTTGAACAAGAGGGTTAGTTCAATTTTATAATGgcttttgaagaaaaaaaaaaaaaagattagcaTTCAGAAGGAATCATCATCACTaacatctccttcattttctgGTCCATTGAAGCCTTCCTAAGAGAGCTCTCCCACCATCACTCTTCTTGCCCTTTCCACTATTGTGTTTCCAGAGGTAGGAGACGACCTCTCCAAACCACCTCTTCCATGATTATTTTGTGCTTCCATATGTACCAAGGTTTGACAGTTGAAGGACTAGAGAAGGAGCAGGgaagaagaagcatagaagAAGTTATTTGCACAGATGGTCGCTGCCGGAGCAAGAGGTGTTTGCCGGAGAAGGAAGCcgatgttctagtgaagaggaagggtttggatgaagggcattttggtccgaTATATTTTGTGACAACAGTGAagtatcactactaaccccctccgttatgggtctgtaacggtgggggtcagttagtggttagtatgcattagaggggggtaacagttgtttgaaaattttggggggggggtaaaatagtagatagtaaagattttggggtggaaaaatacctgtttttgttggaaaattatgcacaacagtTGTAaataatgtccaacttcaaatgatgtcaaatacatcattatgtcataatattttatatttgaaggtataattacttttaataaaaattataaatattatttataattaaaaaataaatactagggttagggaataaataagagataggtatttgattgttgtagtagcttcatattatgtttaatagttataaatataatactttaagtgtttaataccttactttaagtctgtaatagttactaatacatgtttttttatgtaacagtgtaaaaaataagatatttcttacacaatgggggatatagcaTGGTTACATGGAGTCCCAATGTCtgaggacaaaaagaagtcaaagtgtaactactgtgggaagattctaaattctggaggagcaACTAGGTTAAAGGAACATTTGTCTGGTCTGGGCAAGGATGTTGCCAAATGCAAAAATGTTCCGAGCCAAGTGAAACTGGCAATGACACAAAATATAAGAGGAGTACGgacaaagaaagctgagagagaaagacacaaaTAGCTTTCGATGAAGCAGTGCTAGAGAGGCCTGGCGTAGACATCCGTGGGGGagtaggagatgatactgaatataggcctacacctggtgagttcgaatcagaggctgaatggaggatttaccagcagactttggcaaCGAGTAGgtaaagttttcattttgacaatatcagagcatatgagcaagcaagaggagctggtggatctggctcagctgcaccagtgcaagaagatgagaggaggagaagcactggcacGAGATATCCCACGGCCCCAAGTCCGACCATGAGCACGATCCCCAGATACCATTCTTGAgcaggatccatctacctttaggcaacaagatgccttctagccaaccatcccacaagtgtatggtggtaaacaagaggatgCACGGAAAGCCTTCTGCAAGTTCATGTTATACAATagcattccagctaatgtagcacaaggaacatataATAATGCATTCTTTGATGTTGCAGGGAGGGCTGGCGtaggatggaaggggcctacaccatatgagttgtatAATGTGTATTTGCCtaaagaggtagaggagctgaaagagtacatagagggtctgaagccaaggtgggacacatatggggttactcttttggctgatggttggactggatctactagacagtccattataaatttcatggtgagttgtaatgggaagactgtcttcttgaagtctgttgatgcatcaaaacatgtcaaggatgcatcatacttgtacaagctactgaagcaagtggtggaggaagatataagagcaaagaacgttatccaaattgtgatggataacggttctaattttaagaaggctggagagaaactgatgaacaagaagagtaagaggatcctcctcttttggactccatgtgcagcccattctattgatctaatgctgaaggacatggggaaaaaagctttggtggctggtgtggtcaatagggcaaggcaagtgaccacctttgtgtataaccatggttatgctttagccttgatgagggagaaatgcaagggggatttagtgaggccaggTGTCactagatttgccaccaattacattgcattgaagagcatcTAGTCAAAGGTGATAGGTCTGAGGTTAATGTTTACAAGTGACCAATGGTTTACTTGGCCAGGCTCTAGGACACaagaagggaaggcagcacaagagaccattgcaagtgatggattttggaatgacttgtataaagttgttgccatattagaaccagtggtggcagtactaaggatggttgacatagagaagaagcctaccttgccccacatatatgctgccctgcaaaagatgaaggaaatggtccgaGCTGCAATACCCTGAAGTGCGCGctcatacattaacatcattgatgagcgatgggagaagcacttgagtcatcccttgcataaagctggtgagttcaacacttcaacatctatacactttatatgagtttttacatttatgTATGCAAACCTCTAAAGTATTCAGTCACTAACAACTTATATTTAtggtttcccctttactagcatactatttgaatccaaagtaccagTATTCGCATGATCTTGGGCTGGACACGGATTTGTTACTTGCAGTTGAaaatgttattgagaagttggaggtcaaTCCCAAGACACAATCTaactgcaatgatgaggtgagactATGGGACTTTGGTATTTTGCTAGtcagtaaaggaatgtaattactaaatagaaaATACTGATGCCTCGAACACTGTTTGAAATTTCAAATGTAAATAGATCAAGgccttcagagaggcctcaacaagtttcggtcgaaaatctgcagtggagggtagacaaaagtcagaccttGGTAGGTGGCAATATGGCATGAATTTACATATATgacttataattttatccctttacaattcacatattcttaatattctttgtttataatgcagctgactggtgggtgctgtatggtacaagttcaccaaacctgaggaaggtagcaatcAAAGTGTTGttacaaacttgttcatcctctagctgcgagcgcaactggagtacattcgccttgatacactcaaagaggcggaacagattgggtagtcaACGACTGGAGCAACTGGTATATGCgcattataatatgagattaaggatgaggcacatacgtgaagaatttgagaagaaTGACAAAGAGCCCATCGAGCTAGCCAATAtattccaggaggactctgatgatgatgaggatcccctattccagtaggtgagggatcgtggtgtACCAGAGATGGATGAGCCTGGAGGTAGGCCTGACTCCACCATTGCGTCCATAACCGGCATagatgttgaggactatatgtcgcaagaggggtGTGCACATTCTCAGTCACCGAAACCATTTGAGGCTGCAACAAGAACTCcacctgatgatgatgatgatggtgatgatggtgatggtgatggtgatggtgatgaccctcctgctggtagtggtggtggtggtggtcgtggtggtagtggtagtggtggtggtggtggtactggtGGTGGCATGCTTgctggtggttattatgatgatactCATGAGGGGATGCGTGAGTAATAACAATATGAAGTGGGAACACAGCAGGACCCTGTCCatttcacaggtgagtctcagtttacacatgTCACACacgatcaagaccatggtggccacagcAAAACTTACAAGAGAAGGACGGGTCGCAAACATAATCAACCTCAGTATGATGACACGAGTGTGAACACCATGCtagcaagttttggaagcatgagtatggatactggtaCTCAGCATCAGTCGTGACAATCATCTCAACCTCAttatgactatgattatggccagcagagcaccggttcgGAATATAGTTCCTATGGTCAGTTTAGGCAGTCAACACATGCGTATGACTATCAAAGCAGTGACTCTGGCATTGGGTCCAGCATTGGGTCCACCTATGGGTTCACATTCCCAGTCCCATACattcctcaatatgacagtgGCATAAGCAGTGGATCTCAACCTTCACAGCAACAGTCTCACGTCAGTGTGGaacagctataccctaggataggggtcTAGGAATATGTGGATCAGAATTCTTATACGAATGCTGTGGAgaactatatgcaacagtggaGCAACAGTATGTCATGGGAAGATTATGTGGGACAATGTGGGACTGAATATATCATtaaatctcattttatgtgatgttggttgtaacttgtaacattgttaaacatttgtaatgcttattaagttgttttcctattaattgaatgttttgtttgagCCCTATATACATAAATTATGTCAATAATGTATATAGTATGTTATTTTAATACGTCTTCGCCTACCAACTAagggtccgatgtaaaagtcctatttggactttgtttttgcaaaatctaataatgtcattatgtttaaatggcctaaaataagcTGTGTACCAATTTTCAGACCCAACAGAgccctaaaacccaccgagatgggcttccgagtaaaaaaaaaaaaaaattttacaagaactcgccgagatctcggcccaactcggtttttttaAAGGCCGAGTTGGccccgagacccgagttttcggaCCATGTTCCCTACCTAGAAATTACTTGGTTGCCCTTCTCCTTTTGTTGTGCTTGTgggctttcttctctggttTTATGCCCACATGGGCTTTGGATTTTACAGGCCTTACCTCCTCTCAGGTGGGCCTTATAATTTGTTTATGGCTTTGTGACCTTgtacgctctctctctctccccccccccctttcttttctttggtaatgaattaaattatttattaactaaaaaaaaaaaacttacaatGCTTTTGCTCATTttgaatttatatatatatataaaaaaattttgatacTGTATTCAATAATATAATGGAAAAATATCCATGCAATTGGCTAATATAATTGTATGGTTTGCTTCTCTTGCAGAGTTTGATCCGACTGAAAGAGCCTGCTGTCCTATTGTGTTGTCGGGAAGATGATCTATATTTGGTTCAATCTGTTTTAGAGTTAGTAGAGCTGGAGTATGCAATGAAAGCACTTGTTCAAAAACCTGAAATTATCATTGACGAGCAAGTCTGTTTGCCTCCTGCTCCTACCCAGCATCAGGCCCATGGACCTTTCTGGTAAAGTTTTCAATCTATCTGGAGCTGTGAACAGATCCTTCGGAGAATTTTGCTAacagttttgttttctttcttaatcTGTAATTTACGTCTTTTATAATCTTTGACCTGCTGCATTTTTCATTTGAATATGGGGCCATTATCACCAATATCACACCAGGAAACATATGGGGTCCACATTATAGAGGACCACACACCTATCTAATTAGTCGAATTTCGTCCCAAAACAAGTATTATatttgagtcaaaattttgggacAAAGTTgtgaaaaattacagaaatgctaTTACCCTCTATCTCTCTATATGTTGAAAGTTATAGCATGCTTATTATTTTAAACCATGTTTTGCCCCCTATTACATATTCATATTTGGCTGAAACTGCACTAGTGACTAGTGGGATGGATGTGACTTGTGAGATCCTTTGTCACATGAGGATCCACCTATATCCATTGAAATGTGCCACATGGTAAAAGTCTCCTCATGAACTTGATGACAATTCATTAATGTTCATGACATAAATTTCCCCTTTTAATATGTGTCACCCCTTTTTGTTGTAATTTCATATCTTTGGATATGAAGTTGGTTAAAATTCAAAATGCTTTgaattttatgtgtttttgttttctgtGCTGGGGTCAGCATTGGTATGGTCTTAATCAGACTTTAGATGCCCCATGCAAGTTGCACCAGGCACAGGTTTATAGCATGTCTGGCAAGTTATGCATGTAAGTCTAAAATGAATACATGAGGTTAATCAGTAGGCTCAATGTTCTGATCTAGAGGTTCTAAACTCATTGATTCATTAAAAATTATTGGTTTGTATTTCTACCATTGTCTTTTCAGTAAGTAAATTGATCTTACGAGTAAAGGAATTGTAAATTCATTTTAGTCGTGACTGTTTATGGAATCATGAACAAACAGGGTTTGTGATGTCTTTTTGTGTTTTGTACACTTGAAATGAGGAACTCTTTATATCCTTCAGGTTTACTAATGTCTCTCTCTTGTATTATTGAATTGGATGTTGTAGCCAGTTGGTATACTTGAGTATAAATCCTAgtacttttttttggaaagaaaaaaaaaaaagagaagaaaataaatcctTGCCTAGGCTGTTATCACTTAGATTCCATTCGGCTAGGATGCCTGGTTATCTAGGCATTGCCTCTTTCTCATTCAAGGCTGGTTTCATCAATAACAATCCTGAGCCCTATTAAATATTGCCAAAGCCGAACCTGTCTCATCCCATGAGGCATGAATGGGACTAATTTTAATTGCAGTGTAACTTTTTGTTTTGTGGGGAGGGGGGATTGTGATTAGTTACCaaaacccaaccctaacccataAAGTGTCATACCAAAATTAACCACTGGGAGTGGAAGTTTAATGCATGGAATTTAATATTtgattaaaatttttgaaaaccaagaATGTAAATTGGAAAAGCTTAGATAGTTGATTCCAGATATCTGGGTTCCACCAAAGACGTGCCTGCCCAAAAATAATATCAAACCTGAGTCAGCTAAgcctttttttcaaaatttccaaTTGCTTGGGACCCCAAAATAAGCATAGGCAAAAGATACATCTTGCTTCATTTATGAAGGTGCTAGCTGGCTCAGCTTGTAAAGTGTTTGGCATGTTGTAATGAAGACCTGGGTTCAAGTCTTGCCTCCACCTTACtacttttcaaaaagaaaagagcacaGAGATGTGATATTTTCTAGTGACTAAACCATGCGTCTGCACTCTGTGCTGTGTAGATCATGGATTTTTGACTTACCTTCTTAATTTTGAGTGAATTATGCGTCTTCAAATACTTTGGGGTGGATCATTTTGAACATTTTGAAAATTGTTAaagaaaccaaaagaaaggagagTGGGGAGA harbors:
- the LOC122658792 gene encoding 60S ribosomal protein L39-like, which gives rise to MPAHKTLKIKKKLTKKMRQNRPIPHWIRMRTDNTIRYNAKCRHWRRTKLGF